The genome window tattatgAAGCGCCTTTAAGGGCTAGAGTCGGGTTGGTCATTATTGGAGTCAATTTTCAAAACTTCCGTATTTAAGTCCCTTGATATACGTGGGCATGAAGTTAcaatttcatgttattttgaCTGTAATTCGactaagtgtttgtttttttattttttcagaaccATGACTTCCCAGGTGAGACACAACTACCATCAGGACTGCGAGGCTGCCATCAACAGGCAGATCAACCTGGAGCTGTATGCCTCCTACGTCTACCTGTCTATGGTGAGTCCCAAATATGAATTGAGCGGAAATGAAACGGCTGCGGTGAACAAACATTTCGGGAAACGACGTGGAACAGGTGTCTAACAATATGGGGAACTATTACCTGAAAGAGGAAGCATGTAAACCAGCTTGATTTGCAgctgaaacctttttttttttttttttgctgtgtattTTGCTTTGGGAGGAGTTCAGTTTTTTCTTATATATGCAGAAGTTTAAAACATGAGTGTTTTAAATCTAGACTATATGTAATTATCATTCTGAACTTTACTGGATTGGATACTTGTGTAACCAGGTGGTGgctttttttattactctggCTTGTGTTGAGTTTTAGTCACTTATAAATTAATATGAAGCGCCTAAGCATTTTCCTCTCTCACAGGGTTACTTCTTTGACCGGGATGATCAGGCATTGCACAACTTTGCCAAGTTCTTTCGTGGTCAGTCCCACGAGGAGCGTGAGCATGCTGAGAAGCTAATGAAACTCCAGAACCAGAGGGGAGGAAGGATTTTCCTGCAGGACATCAAGGtaaaaaactgtgaaagtgGTCTCTTTCAGGATATTGACTTGTTTGACATATCAAACAAGTTTTGGGTGTGGCAACGCAGATACTGGGGGTGTGCGGCTGATTTCTGCTTATCTATTCTGACCACCCATGCAACCCTTTCAAGTTAAACTGCAAGTAGAGTTTTGTGACTTGAATTTCCCTCATTAATTTGTGTTCTCCTGCTCTTTGTCTTCCAGAAGCCAGACAGGGATGAGTGGGGCAGTGGTATCGAAGCTCTTGAATGTGCACTGCAGCTTGAGAAGAGCGTGAACCAATCACTGCTGGACTTGCACAAGCTCTGCTCCACTCACACTGACCCACATGTGAGTATTTGAAACTCAAATTCAATTGGCACAAGCCCTGATCTAGTTAAAAGCTTAAATATCTTGAAGACTTGCTGATTTCATCTCACTGTCTTCCAGCTGTGTGATTTCATCGAGACGCACTACCTTGATGAGCAGGTGAAGTCAATCAAAGAATTGGGAGACTGGGTGAGCAACCTGCGCCGCATGGGAGCTCCTCAGAACGGCATGGCAGAGTACCTGTTTGACAAACACACTCTGGGCAAAGAGAGCAGCTAAATCCGTCCAGAAATtatcagaggaaaaaaatgcttgCGTATGTGGCAATTTGCATTTTGCTTctataaatttcaaaatatatttttggcatTAAATTGGTTATTGTAGTCGCATTGCTTAACAGTTCTGACACCTTTAAATCTGTAGATGTAGTCGCTGCATGCTTGCTGTACTGTGTTGAAAGACCAAAAGTAAATCCTACCCTCTGGATTCTCATTtgactggtttttatttattcaatgtgTTAAAAGTGGAGTCTAATATATTAAATTGAGTGGACTGATCTTAGAACCTTATCCCTATTTTCAACAAAAGTTCCAAACTGTCTCTAAACTTGAAAAATTAGCAATTTTATATATCTTGGGCTGAAGTTCAGACATTCAGGGGTCTGAGGGCTCAAAGTGTTCAGCCATAATTACTATTTACTTCAAATCAAGTATAGACCATGTGTCTCAAATGAGCAACTTGGTGCAAAACTAATGACCATCTGACAATGGTCAATGCTGAAGTTTGGGTAATTGCTTTAAAATATCACCTTTTACATGAAGCACATAGTTAAAGTTGAGCCAAAATGCCTGCCCTTTAGTTGAATTTTTGGCAGCAAAATCTGCTTAGGCAGTTCATTAATTCAACTATATTCTGTGCAATTTTATGGCAGTGACTAAACattaattggataaaattggcacattcacatttttcatttggcCACTTGAGcctttttgtaaaagtaaatataaagcttcagtttttttttgtttttttttatagtgcaTGGCTTTGCAGAAGGATCTACAACTAATTACTTCTGGAAAAACAGTGTAGGCTTAATCTGACTGGGATTCATTGGAGAGCAAAACCTGCTTAGGAATTTAAACcagatgaaactaaaactagGATACTTCTGGGTACCTTTACTGTAAAATGCTTTGAGTCTGTATGCTCTAGTTACTACACTGATTTCCAGCACTTTATGAATCTGTTTTCAGCCGTACAACATATCTAGAGCAAAGAACTGCATGGACTAAGCTGATACAAGAACGAAGCATTCATTTTCTCCATGCCACTAAATTCTGGCTTTAGCATTAGTGTTGCTGGTTTAGTATTCAGGAATATACTTGATGTGACCTCATTCCTAGCTAGGTAGCTGTCAAGTTGGAAGATTCAACATGATAGGTTTAGGTTTAGGTTTCAGATTAATCTCGTGTTCCCTgactattttagattttgttttgccttATCAAATTAGTTGGAGCTCTCCCACCATGGCTGACAGCCCTAAGAGGTTCCCTTTTTCATCAAAGCTATTCTGTTTCCTTGCAGCAATCACTGCACTTGCAGATTAAATGTCATTCTTCACTCTTTTCCAAATTTTAAGACTGGTGCTGCTTTGGACCAGTTATAGTTGCCTGGTAATACAGAAATCTTAATAGGTACACTATATAAACATGTCTCTGCCTTCACTAGATCCTTCAAGTGTTTATTGCGCTTAGCAATAAACACCTTGTGTTTCCATCCTTGTGTCTTAGTTTGAAGGTTGTAACATGACTCTTAAAATTAAAGGATTTTGGTTAAGTGTCTAATCATGTGGTTCAAGGTGACACTTTGCCTTTAGCAGCTTATTCAAAGAAGTCTTACTCAGATGTTTCAAGTGACGCAAAAATGTTTACAGCTTCAGTTTCAAGTGAAAACACtatacttttcttttgttttgtaaaacccaaacatttatTCCACAATGTTCTGCAAGTCTGAAGTCATCAGGGAATTTCCATGTTCTCCAAGAAAACTTAACAGGAAGTCAAAGTGAAATGTTTGAGGTTACCATACGTCATCAGACTTTGCCATTTTGCAATCTGATCTGTGTTGCCCCTGTTTTCCTCTTGAATCTTAATCTGTGCCTTCTAGTGGTAACCCAACATTCTGGTATCATGGCTTTATAAGCTGTTTATGTTATGATGCATTTTGTGGGTAACTTGTTACCTTGACACTCGGGTCAGATGCGTCACTAGAGCCTAAGCACCTTATAAGAGCACATGGTAGCATGAAAATCATTGAAATACCAGGAGGTTTCATATTGTGTTTCTTGTGGTCTCCAAGGGGAAACAAATTGGGTCTTTCAGCAGGATGATCCAAATCAACAAACGTCATCAGACAAATTCAGCCCTCTGCCCTGGTCATTGCATCACATGGTCATAAACCCTGTAGAAAATCTGTGGAATTGTAGAGGAGGAGAAGAATCAGGACTGTGGACACTCAAGATTGTGTAAAAATAACTCCTGAAGATTCCTTTCTTTGTATGCTCTAAACATGTGAAATGTTACACATTTTATAGatgattcaaaaacaaaaaaggagcaaatttctttagtttttttttctttctcctcaatATCAATTGTATTGAGTTTAAATTaggattttcttaaaatgtttataatattATGCCACTGCAATATaatataaattcatttaaaggcttttttttgtacagcttAACAGAAGGTTCTATAAATGTGCATTATGAGGGGTAATGTATTCTAGTTTAGCCATGttccttttcaaattttgtgCACTGGTCTTGTGTTATCATTGGACGATACTGGTAGGCTTTATTTAGAACCATATTTGCCTGATGAAGATCAGTGACAGAAATGTTGCATGATACATTTCTCCAGGATGTTGAACAACAGTGGGagttttgcttctgttttccaGAAATGATCCGTTTTTCGGGCTACACACTTGTTTCAAGTTGCAGCCGGGGGA of Xiphophorus couchianus chromosome 4, X_couchianus-1.0, whole genome shotgun sequence contains these proteins:
- the LOC114142880 gene encoding ferritin, heavy subunit, producing the protein MTSQVRHNYHQDCEAAINRQINLELYASYVYLSMGYFFDRDDQALHNFAKFFRGQSHEEREHAEKLMKLQNQRGGRIFLQDIKKPDRDEWGSGIEALECALQLEKSVNQSLLDLHKLCSTHTDPHLCDFIETHYLDEQVKSIKELGDWVSNLRRMGAPQNGMAEYLFDKHTLGKESS